A DNA window from Ornithodoros turicata isolate Travis chromosome 10, ASM3712646v1, whole genome shotgun sequence contains the following coding sequences:
- the LOC135370155 gene encoding microtubule-associated serine/threonine-protein kinase 3-like isoform X3, whose protein sequence is MAASSEHYAEAAEKRDKRKTSAKMLVTLFPRIPRTASVLLEFFIKRETSVSLFREPLSLFCQEEVVLHAKECLLKLNKQVINYQDLRDMFENLAGLHNMQCIRKNLEVAKSLGTMVRKLTIIVSEVATSLEKIAEVSVTDWLAIGDAIVNKLDKRTIPEHPPFSAYIPKIHDFETVRMLGAGGFGAVYQATYIPANFVTTIKLVANDRFARNKQAAMDKVVASVVRSPFLVKYYCCFSVKEAYVTVMEWVYGLDLMRVVTKEQFIEINAVQIIMAQLILALEHLHFRGFLHRDIKVSNMLIMPGGRVKVIDFDTAKTCHGHYSKRILRGYFKRTPFEFNDGEWAGTVPYMAPEILKRRPYGRAADWWSSGIVMYKLMTGRVPFRGKTKQFLRDRIITSPLKWPRIEEHPHSANVPAKDMAYRMLKKNPVERLGSRSYNDLKGHEFFNRLDWEGLYSKKTLCDIPSIKRLLSDDMERKRMTPPGECHTGPHQRVEEMTDLSPDIQKPLFCYTSPSFKKLLTTVKESKTAVTLTETFMDTSDSASSGIDYGIATQGQSSKTATSERDSHHFGPEKIDIILFRRKKFCKYWGYGFKLRKRKGEENNDFIYVESVAPDSPADQSQLLPLDVILSVNGTSVADMPLEKVHKLIRSSSDQMVLSVMAASVYRLLTTRRDMMAFVRTVPKHTLILARRDSTCAGGNPFGIDIIDANTWDSTGKQFSGRCVPVHGQPVVSRRRLD, encoded by the exons ATGGCAGCTTCGTCTGAACACTATGCCG AAGCTGCCGAAAAACGGGACAAGCGGAAGACTTCAGCCAAGATGCTTGTCACACTATTTCCGAGG ATCCCAAGGACAGCGTCTGTGCTGCTGGAGTTCTTCATCAAGCGTGAAACGAGCGTGTCCCTTTTCCGCGAGCCACTGTCTCTCTTCTGCCAGGAAGAGGTCGTGCTGCACGCGAAGGAGTGTCTGCTCAAACTCAACAAGCAAGTGATCAACTACCAGGACCTTCGTGACATGTTCGAGAATTTAGCTGGTTTGCACAACATG CAGTGTATCCGAAAGAATCTCGAAGTGGCCAAGAGCTTAGGAACCATGGTACGCAAGCTAACCATAATTGTGAGTGAAGTGGCTACCTCCTTGGAGAAGATCGCCGAGGTATCTGTCACTGACTGGTTGGCCATCGGTGACGCAATCGTCAACAAGCTTGATAAG CGAACCATCCCCGAGCATCCCCCATTTTCCGCCTACATTCCCAAAATACATGACTTCGAGACAGTCCGGATGCTAGGAGCAGGAGGCTTTGG agCTGTTTACCAGGCAACGTATATTCCGGCCAACTTTGTAACCACAATTAAACTGGTAGCGAATGACCGCTTCGCCAGGAATAAGCAAGCGGCCATGGACAAAGTGGTAGCGTCTGTCGTGCGAAGCCCGTTTCTGGTCAAGTACTACTGCTGTTTTAGTGTCAAG GAGGCATACGTAACCGTCATGGAGTGGGTCTACGGCCTGGACCTTATGCGGGTGGTTACGAAGGAACAGTTCATCGAAATCAATGCAGTCCAGATCATCATGGCGCAGCTTATACTTGCTCTTGAACATCTTCATTTTCGGGGTTTTCTTCATCGAGACATCAAGGTGTCCAA CATGCTTATCATGCCAGGCGGCCGGGTTAAGGTAATCGATTTCGACACTGCCAAGACATGCCACGGTCACT ACTCGAAGCGGATACTGCGCGGATACTTCAAGAGAACGCCATTCGAATTCAATGACGGCGAGTGGGCAGGCACAGTACCCTACATGGCACCGGAGATACTCAAGCGACGACCGTACG GACGAGCAGCAGACTGGTGGTCTTCTGGCATTGTCATGTACAAGCTTATGACGGGGCGGGTACCATTCCGAGGCAAAACGAAGCAATTTCTCCGTGATCGAATTATTACGTCGCCGCTAAAATGGCCCCGCATTGAGGAACATCCCCATTCAGCCAACGTCCCAGCGAAGGATATGGCCTACCGGATGCTGAAGAAGAACCCCGTTGAGCGCTTGGGCTCCCGCAGTTACAACGACCTGAAGGGCCACGAGTTCTTCAATCGCCTTGACTGGGAAGGACTGTACAGTAAAAAAACTTTGTGCGACATCCCCAGCATTAAGAGACTCCTCAGCGACGACATGGAACGCAAACGCATGACTCCTCCGGGTGAATGCCACACTGGGCCTCATCAACGAGTTGAGGAAATGACAGACTTGAGCCCCGACATCCAGAAGCCTTTGTTCTGTTACACGTCGCCGTCGTTCAAGAAGCTGCTGACGACG GTCAAGGAAAGCAAGACAGCGGTTACTTTGACCGAGACGTTCATGGACACTAGCGACTCCGCCAGCTCTGGTATAGATTATGGCATTGCTACGCAGGGACAATCGTCCAAGACAGCTACAAGTG AGAGGGATAGTCACCACTTCGGACCAGAAAAGAtcgacatcatactgttcagaAGAAAGAAATTTTGCAAGTACTGGGGTTATGGATTCAAGCTGCGTAAACGGAAAGGGGAAGAAAACAACGACTTTATTTACGTAGAG AGTGTAGCGCCTGATAGCCCCGCCGACCAGTCGCAGCTGCTTCCATTGGATGTGATACTGTCGGTGAATGGTACTTCCGTGGCCGATATGCCGCTCGAGAAAGTTCACAAACTTATCAGAAGTTCCAGCGACCAAATGGTCCTCTCCGTGATGGCGGCAAGCGTCTACCGTCTGCTGACCACTCGACGCGACATGATGGCCTTCGTGAGGACAGTACCGAAACACACGCTCATTTTGGCCAGGAGGGACTCCACGTGTGCGGGCGGCAACCCGTTCGGGATCGACATAATCGACGCCAACACGTGGGATAGCACGGGCAAACAATTCT